A genomic window from Sphingobacterium sp. BN32 includes:
- a CDS encoding DUF4296 domain-containing protein, which produces MQRLIFGFILLFFISSSCKRGLPSGILKKDTMVELLGEVHVLDGYLTTIPIDSAKRLMDPLYDELFSKYGLDSASFTKNLDYYYGDPDLSVETYDRVVKSLQEKENEFIKEDSIRNAIFSDSIRTANFQNLRWQGRMNSLMNAKADTLPYGIAEVTRRTLSPTGLDIIWKNNIYEKPSQISATAAQPQNVTEQQLPTVTSSDLPQEAQPQEAQPQEAQPQEVQPQEEKPQELKPVGNGRPTDIRRPLRTPDGSQLKPVKPRRPLETAN; this is translated from the coding sequence ATGCAACGATTAATATTTGGTTTCATCCTGTTGTTTTTTATAAGCAGTTCCTGCAAGAGAGGGCTACCTAGTGGAATATTGAAAAAAGACACCATGGTCGAGCTGCTTGGCGAAGTGCATGTGCTTGATGGCTACCTCACTACGATTCCTATCGATAGTGCAAAGAGGTTGATGGATCCGCTATATGATGAGTTGTTTAGCAAATATGGCTTAGATTCCGCGTCGTTTACGAAGAATCTTGATTATTACTATGGTGATCCGGATTTGTCGGTGGAGACCTATGATCGCGTAGTAAAGTCATTGCAGGAAAAAGAAAATGAATTTATTAAGGAAGATTCGATACGCAATGCCATATTTTCAGATAGTATCCGTACCGCTAATTTCCAGAACCTGAGGTGGCAGGGAAGGATGAATTCCCTGATGAACGCGAAAGCAGATACATTGCCGTATGGGATAGCCGAGGTTACGCGCCGAACACTATCGCCCACAGGATTGGATATAATTTGGAAGAACAATATTTACGAGAAGCCTTCGCAGATTTCAGCGACAGCAGCACAGCCGCAAAACGTAACTGAGCAACAGCTGCCTACGGTTACAAGTTCAGATCTACCACAGGAAGCACAGCCTCAGGAAGCACAGCCTCAGGAGGCACAACCGCAAGAAGTACAGCCACAGGAAGAAAAACCACAAGAGTTAAAGCCTGTTGGAAATGGGCGACCTACCGATATAAGACGACCATTGCGCACTCCCGACGGTTCGCAATTAAAACCTGTAAAGCCGCGAAGGCCATTAGAGACCGCAAATTAA
- a CDS encoding aspartate kinase, translated as MQVFKFGGASVKSSENIKNVVSIIEKYKNSELLVVVSAIGKTTDKLAKITDNYVKRSPEALTLLEELKNEHFQILNELFEDKTFPIFDDIANTFVEIEWILEEEPQDDYDYLFDQIVSVGELLSTKIIAGYGQYMGLPVKWLDARDYIFTDNTYREANVDWVKTEEKIRKEIPSILDDHIIVTQGYIGSTSENFTTTLGREGSDYSAAIFAASLNAENITIWKDVQGVLNADPKWFDQTELIPELSYTDAIELTYYGATVIHPKTIKPLQNKKITLNVRSFLNPEAPGTQIKTTNQTLPVPSFIFKVNQVFINIQPRDFSFIVEDNLSSIFNEFHKHRIKINMMHNSAISFSVSVDDTGENVWNLLDQLEKRYKVSVATGLELITIRYYNQETINRVLVNKEIIRELKDSYTCQMLVKNKDE; from the coding sequence ATGCAAGTTTTTAAATTTGGTGGTGCCTCTGTTAAGAGTTCAGAAAATATCAAAAATGTAGTTTCTATTATCGAGAAATACAAAAACTCCGAACTACTAGTCGTTGTCTCGGCCATAGGAAAAACAACGGACAAGCTCGCCAAAATAACGGACAACTATGTAAAGCGAAGTCCTGAGGCCCTAACGCTCCTTGAGGAACTAAAGAACGAGCATTTCCAAATCTTAAACGAGCTTTTCGAGGATAAGACCTTCCCTATCTTCGATGATATTGCTAATACTTTTGTAGAAATTGAATGGATATTGGAAGAGGAGCCGCAAGATGATTATGATTATCTTTTTGACCAAATCGTATCTGTAGGCGAGCTATTATCGACAAAGATTATCGCGGGATACGGGCAATATATGGGTTTACCTGTCAAATGGCTGGACGCTAGAGACTATATCTTCACCGATAACACCTACCGCGAGGCAAATGTGGACTGGGTAAAAACAGAAGAGAAGATCCGTAAAGAGATACCTTCTATCCTTGATGATCATATCATCGTTACGCAGGGCTACATTGGTTCTACCTCCGAAAACTTCACCACAACACTAGGACGTGAAGGTTCCGATTATTCGGCTGCGATCTTTGCGGCTAGCTTAAACGCCGAAAACATCACGATCTGGAAAGATGTGCAAGGCGTATTGAATGCAGATCCGAAATGGTTCGACCAAACCGAGCTTATTCCGGAACTGTCCTACACCGACGCGATTGAATTGACCTATTATGGTGCAACTGTTATTCACCCGAAAACAATTAAGCCACTTCAAAACAAAAAAATCACGTTAAACGTGCGTTCCTTTTTGAACCCTGAGGCTCCAGGAACGCAAATTAAAACAACGAATCAAACACTACCGGTTCCTTCCTTTATCTTCAAGGTCAACCAAGTGTTTATCAACATCCAACCGCGCGATTTCTCTTTTATCGTAGAAGATAACCTAAGTTCCATTTTCAACGAATTCCACAAGCACCGCATCAAAATAAATATGATGCATAATTCGGCGATTAGCTTCAGCGTTAGTGTGGATGATACGGGGGAAAATGTATGGAACTTGCTTGATCAATTGGAGAAACGATACAAAGTTTCGGTTGCGACGGGCTTGGAATTGATCACCATTCGTTACTACAATCAAGAAACTATCAACCGTGTTTTGGTAAATAAGGAAATTATTCGCGAACTTAAGGATAGTTATACCTGCCAAATGCTGGTGAAGAACAAAGATGAATAA
- a CDS encoding class I SAM-dependent methyltransferase — protein sequence MNKAILDKEVQHFIKANREKSPTEVALKKSPFSTVSSAELASQIDGWQRSVRKLPTWAFSEGIYYPDKLNLEQCSSEHTALIKQTLIQKGARVIDLTGGFSVDSCYLAQEASEVIHCELNANLSEIVEYNAKILRVNNIKCVVTDGIKLLEESEDDAFDYIYVDPSRRVNQGKVFLLEDCEPNIVEHQDLFFKKARVVIAKLAPLLDISTALNSLKHVKCVYVISLDNDCKELLFIQERGYTGETKIKAIRLFHDQLQDFEFTYADEKGTISRFSMPQHYLYDPDVAISKAGAFKIVGKYFGLGKLHQHAHLYTSDKFTPEFPGRIFEIIEVIPYGNFKKNNPYPQANVATRNFPDKVELIRKKHKIKDGGQIYLFFTTDINNNYIAIACRRLR from the coding sequence ATGAATAAAGCAATTTTAGACAAAGAGGTTCAACATTTTATTAAAGCAAATCGCGAGAAATCGCCAACAGAAGTTGCTTTAAAGAAGAGCCCTTTCTCTACCGTTTCTTCTGCAGAACTTGCCTCCCAAATTGATGGATGGCAACGGAGCGTCCGAAAACTCCCTACATGGGCATTCAGTGAAGGGATTTACTATCCTGATAAGCTCAATTTAGAACAGTGCTCGTCGGAGCACACAGCGCTTATCAAACAAACCCTCATCCAGAAAGGTGCGCGTGTGATTGATTTAACGGGTGGATTTAGCGTAGACAGCTGCTACCTGGCACAGGAAGCATCCGAAGTAATCCACTGCGAGCTCAATGCGAATCTTTCTGAAATCGTTGAATACAATGCGAAGATTCTTCGCGTAAATAATATTAAATGTGTAGTTACCGACGGCATCAAACTCTTGGAGGAAAGCGAGGATGACGCATTTGATTATATCTACGTCGACCCCTCCAGGCGAGTGAATCAGGGCAAGGTATTTCTGCTGGAAGACTGCGAGCCCAATATTGTCGAACATCAAGATTTATTTTTTAAAAAGGCTCGTGTAGTAATCGCAAAGCTTGCTCCGCTCCTGGATATTTCAACCGCGTTGAACAGCTTGAAGCACGTAAAATGCGTGTATGTCATTAGTTTAGACAACGATTGCAAGGAATTATTATTTATACAAGAGCGTGGGTATACCGGCGAGACAAAGATTAAGGCGATCCGACTATTTCACGACCAGCTGCAGGATTTTGAATTCACCTATGCGGACGAGAAAGGTACGATTAGTCGCTTTTCTATGCCTCAGCATTACCTCTACGACCCCGACGTGGCAATCAGTAAGGCCGGCGCTTTCAAAATCGTAGGCAAATATTTCGGATTAGGGAAACTGCATCAGCATGCTCACCTTTATACCTCCGACAAGTTTACCCCTGAGTTTCCGGGTCGCATATTTGAAATCATCGAAGTAATCCCATACGGCAATTTTAAAAAGAATAACCCCTATCCTCAAGCGAATGTTGCTACGCGCAACTTCCCGGATAAGGTGGAACTCATTCGGAAGAAGCATAAAATTAAAGATGGCG
- a CDS encoding DUF3298 and DUF4163 domain-containing protein produces the protein MFQLILKNTKQTALVLALLASSIAACQSNKVENRSISHRGSSINSRTDTLSYQKLEVKKISQYFSENDGTIDTTFVRVTYPRFEDSSMNQLITETILLEGEESIDQYANNFIEGYGNFIEENEISYNLSWSKITDVDIVLNSPQLITLKNMTYEFSGGAHGNTFELINVYDIENYQKLALNTFISENKMKEFTKIAEKFFREEEGLSDTASLDKAYFFENGKFSLAANYGINKEGLFFHYNQYEIKPYAAGTTTIVVPFDAIQDVLTETGKNYIKQLKDYNHSIQ, from the coding sequence ATGTTTCAATTGATTTTAAAAAACACTAAACAAACAGCGCTAGTATTAGCATTATTGGCATCAAGCATCGCAGCTTGCCAAAGCAACAAGGTCGAAAATAGGAGCATAAGTCATCGAGGAAGCAGCATCAACTCCCGCACCGACACCCTATCCTATCAAAAATTAGAGGTAAAAAAAATAAGTCAATATTTTTCGGAAAACGATGGCACGATAGATACCACTTTTGTTCGTGTGACCTATCCGCGATTCGAGGACAGCAGCATGAACCAACTCATAACAGAAACTATTCTGTTGGAGGGGGAAGAGTCGATTGACCAATATGCGAATAACTTTATTGAAGGTTATGGGAATTTTATTGAGGAAAATGAGATCAGCTATAATCTTTCTTGGTCGAAGATAACCGACGTGGATATCGTGCTGAACAGCCCGCAATTAATTACATTAAAAAACATGACTTATGAGTTCTCTGGCGGTGCCCATGGCAACACTTTTGAACTAATAAACGTATATGATATAGAAAATTATCAAAAACTGGCATTAAATACGTTTATTTCCGAAAATAAGATGAAAGAATTTACTAAAATTGCAGAGAAATTCTTTCGCGAAGAAGAAGGTTTATCCGATACTGCAAGTTTAGACAAGGCATATTTCTTCGAAAATGGAAAATTTTCCCTCGCCGCGAACTACGGCATCAACAAAGAGGGACTCTTCTTTCATTACAATCAATATGAAATTAAGCCCTATGCTGCCGGAACGACAACCATTGTAGTTCCATTTGACGCCATACAGGATGTATTAACCGAAACAGGAAAGAACTATATAAAGCAGTTAAAAGATTATAATCATTCAATACAATAG
- a CDS encoding YggS family pyridoxal phosphate-dependent enzyme: MSITSNIQDLHKELDPIGVKLIAISKTKPNEDILEAYEAGQRAFGENQVQELVAKQEALPKDIEWHLVGHLQTNKVKYIASFIHLIHSVDSLKVLEEINKHALKHDRVIDCLLQVFIADEDTKFGLDHVELIELLRSEEFSALKNIRIRGLMGIASNTENERIVKEEFYELKMLFDGVKAMYFRKDDTFDTLSMGMSSDYTLAIEQGSNMIRLGSTIFGKRVIKHYKNK; encoded by the coding sequence ATGAGCATTACATCCAACATACAGGACTTGCATAAAGAACTTGATCCAATTGGCGTCAAACTAATTGCAATTTCCAAAACAAAACCCAATGAAGATATATTGGAGGCCTACGAGGCTGGCCAACGCGCTTTTGGTGAGAACCAAGTCCAAGAGCTGGTAGCCAAACAAGAAGCCCTTCCTAAAGATATTGAGTGGCATCTGGTAGGCCATTTACAAACGAACAAAGTAAAGTATATCGCGTCATTCATCCATTTAATCCATTCCGTCGACTCCTTAAAAGTGTTGGAGGAGATCAATAAGCACGCTTTGAAGCACGATCGTGTAATCGACTGCTTATTACAGGTTTTTATTGCGGACGAAGACACCAAATTTGGTTTGGACCATGTGGAGCTAATTGAGCTTCTCCGTAGCGAAGAATTCAGCGCGTTGAAAAACATCCGGATTCGAGGATTAATGGGCATTGCTAGCAATACGGAGAATGAGCGAATCGTTAAAGAGGAGTTCTACGAGCTAAAAATGCTATTTGATGGTGTGAAAGCAATGTACTTCCGGAAAGATGATACATTCGATACGCTATCGATGGGGATGTCATCGGATTATACACTTGCCATCGAGCAGGGAAGCAACATGATTCGTTTGGGAAGTACCATCTTTGGAAAGCGTGTAATCAAACACTATAAAAACAAGTAA
- a CDS encoding endonuclease MutS2, whose amino-acid sequence MIYPKNAVDKLGYTDIKALIKEKCLSEAAKEMVDKIQPQIKLELIDRYLRQANEFKNLLVNDAALPVDHIYPIKAIIEKAKVEGAFLFEDEFYRILLSLRTVYAIIRYFNEREQQYPNLELLFEHLPIEKSIVRSIEQVIDERGKMKENASRLLLDITQQISKSEQEARKRIDSIYKQAQQNGWTADGSLTIRDGRLCIPILAENKRKIKGLIHDESATGQTAYIEPEEVFHLNNKVRDLEFERRREVIRILTDLTSTLRPHVPLLLAYHGLLTKLDFVRAKALFALDIDAEMPELSKEAEIRLVNAKHPLLTLSARQEGHQSVVPLNLKIDAIDRVLLVSGPNAGGKSVCMKTVGLLQLMFQSGLLIPCDPTSKLGLFKQFFADIGDDQSIDSDLSTYSAHLSKMKHFTQFSNARTLVLIDEFGTGTDPQFGGPIAEAVLEVLNKKEIRGVITTHYSNLKVFASNTAGIENASMLFDNEQMKPLYILQTGKPGSSYAFEIAQNIGLPKEVLHLAKQKIGVQQKKVDTLLVDLEREKKEIYDTKTAISLREKELLNQQSEVKELQTYLDENRHSLLKEAKEEARQIIKNANKLVENTISEIKQAKADKEKTKDLRVGLQRASDSLKEKPKEQAKATVVQASDEPIAIGDWVRILETGNEAQVIEIAKNNLILALGDLRTVVKKNKVEKLRGKEKAKAVKKSRPISAESVADFHPEVDVRGMRTDDALQKIETVLDRAVMIGYPSLKIIHGKGDGILRRFIRDYLRKYNQVTRFEDEHADRGGDGITYAYLD is encoded by the coding sequence ATGATATACCCCAAGAACGCAGTAGATAAGTTAGGATATACAGATATAAAGGCACTCATCAAGGAAAAATGCCTGAGTGAGGCTGCAAAAGAAATGGTGGATAAGATTCAACCCCAAATAAAACTGGAGTTGATCGATCGGTATTTGCGTCAGGCAAATGAGTTTAAAAACTTGTTGGTCAATGATGCTGCATTACCCGTAGACCATATCTATCCCATTAAAGCGATTATAGAAAAAGCAAAGGTCGAAGGCGCTTTTCTTTTTGAAGATGAGTTCTATCGAATCTTACTTTCCCTGAGAACGGTTTATGCGATTATCAGATATTTTAATGAACGTGAACAGCAATACCCAAATTTAGAGCTATTATTTGAGCACCTGCCTATTGAAAAAAGCATTGTTCGCAGTATCGAGCAGGTGATCGACGAACGCGGTAAGATGAAAGAGAATGCTTCACGCTTATTGTTAGACATCACGCAACAAATTAGTAAGAGCGAGCAGGAGGCGAGAAAACGAATTGATAGCATCTATAAGCAGGCACAGCAGAATGGCTGGACCGCCGATGGAAGTTTAACGATTCGCGATGGCCGACTTTGTATTCCCATTCTTGCGGAGAATAAACGTAAGATCAAGGGATTGATTCACGATGAGTCAGCGACAGGACAAACGGCTTATATCGAACCTGAAGAGGTTTTCCATTTAAACAATAAAGTTAGAGACTTGGAGTTTGAGCGAAGACGAGAAGTTATTCGGATCCTAACCGATTTAACGAGCACGCTGCGCCCGCATGTCCCTTTATTGCTTGCCTATCATGGACTATTGACTAAGCTAGACTTTGTTAGAGCCAAAGCCCTATTTGCGCTGGATATCGACGCGGAAATGCCGGAATTGTCTAAAGAAGCTGAAATCCGCTTGGTCAATGCGAAGCATCCTTTATTAACGCTTAGTGCACGTCAGGAAGGGCATCAGTCCGTTGTCCCATTAAATTTAAAGATCGACGCTATTGATCGCGTATTATTAGTTTCAGGACCAAACGCCGGTGGTAAGTCAGTATGTATGAAGACCGTTGGACTCTTGCAACTGATGTTCCAGTCGGGCTTATTGATCCCTTGTGATCCGACCTCGAAGTTAGGGCTGTTCAAACAGTTTTTCGCAGATATTGGCGATGATCAATCCATCGACTCCGACTTAAGTACCTACAGTGCGCACTTATCGAAAATGAAGCACTTCACCCAGTTTTCCAATGCTAGAACCTTAGTCCTTATTGATGAGTTTGGGACAGGTACTGACCCGCAATTTGGTGGGCCGATAGCGGAGGCGGTATTGGAAGTTTTAAATAAAAAAGAAATTCGGGGCGTTATCACGACGCACTATTCCAATTTAAAAGTCTTTGCCAGCAATACTGCAGGTATAGAGAATGCTTCGATGTTGTTCGACAATGAGCAGATGAAGCCCTTATATATTTTGCAGACAGGAAAGCCCGGCAGTTCCTACGCTTTCGAGATTGCCCAAAACATTGGCTTACCGAAAGAGGTACTGCATTTGGCAAAGCAAAAAATAGGTGTTCAGCAGAAAAAAGTGGATACCTTATTAGTGGATTTAGAGCGCGAGAAGAAGGAGATTTACGATACGAAGACAGCGATTTCCTTGCGTGAGAAAGAGCTTTTAAACCAGCAATCGGAAGTCAAAGAGCTACAAACTTATTTGGATGAAAACAGACATAGTCTCTTAAAGGAAGCCAAAGAGGAAGCTCGGCAGATTATTAAAAATGCGAATAAGCTTGTCGAAAACACCATTTCGGAAATCAAACAGGCAAAGGCAGATAAGGAAAAGACAAAGGATCTTCGCGTAGGACTACAGCGTGCGTCGGACTCTTTGAAAGAAAAGCCTAAGGAGCAGGCGAAAGCAACAGTTGTGCAGGCTTCGGACGAACCGATAGCCATTGGCGATTGGGTTCGCATCCTCGAAACGGGAAATGAAGCACAAGTAATCGAAATCGCGAAAAACAACTTAATCCTTGCACTGGGCGATCTGCGTACGGTAGTTAAAAAGAATAAGGTAGAGAAGCTACGCGGCAAAGAGAAGGCTAAGGCTGTTAAGAAATCGCGCCCAATCTCGGCAGAGAGTGTGGCAGACTTCCATCCAGAAGTTGATGTACGCGGGATGCGAACAGACGATGCGCTTCAAAAAATAGAAACTGTGCTTGATAGAGCCGTCATGATCGGTTACCCATCCCTAAAAATCATCCACGGAAAAGGTGACGGTATCTTAAGACGCTTTATACGCGACTATTTACGCAAATACAATCAGGTTACTCGCTTTGAAGATGAACATGCCGACCGCGGTGGCGATGGCATTACCTATGCATATTTAGACTAA
- a CDS encoding GNAT family N-acetyltransferase: MELNIRRAEREDCPRLLELIKELALYERAPYEVTVSMTEFEESGFGDNPVWGAFVGELDGVIVGMSLYYIRYSTWKGRRLYLEDLIVTEEVRGKGFGKVLLDHTIAFAKSEGYSGMMWQVLDWNEPAINFYKKYDTTLDGEWINVSIDFKKH; encoded by the coding sequence ATGGAGCTGAATATCCGCAGAGCAGAGCGTGAAGACTGCCCAAGACTATTAGAACTTATCAAAGAATTAGCTCTTTATGAGCGGGCTCCCTACGAAGTTACTGTTAGCATGACGGAGTTTGAAGAGTCTGGCTTTGGTGATAATCCAGTCTGGGGAGCCTTTGTGGGTGAGCTGGATGGCGTTATTGTCGGCATGTCACTTTACTACATCCGATACTCCACCTGGAAAGGTCGAAGATTATATCTGGAAGACCTGATTGTAACAGAAGAGGTACGCGGAAAAGGCTTTGGTAAAGTACTATTAGATCATACAATAGCGTTTGCTAAGTCAGAAGGCTATAGTGGAATGATGTGGCAGGTGCTGGATTGGAACGAGCCGGCAATAAACTTCTACAAAAAATATGATACAACATTAGATGGGGAATGGATAAATGTTTCAATTGATTTTAAAAAACACTAA